In the genome of Gemmatimonadales bacterium, the window CGGCCCATGACGGATTGCGCGAGCTGCTCACCTGCAGGTAGATGCCGGCGCCGGCGGGCGCGGCGGAATCTGCGGTCGAATCGGCGGCTGCGGAGTCGGCGGCCGCGAGCTGCGCCTCTTCCGTGGCGGGCAGCCACGCGAGCGGGAGCCAGATGTCCGCCGCCCCGCCCTCGACGGTGCCGCTCGACGGGAGTCCCTCTGCGGAGAGATCGCGCGCGGAGAGGTCCGCGCCGGCGCGGAGCAGGAGCGTGTGATGGCCTGCCACGGCGGGAAGGTCGTAGCTCCATCCGCTGAGCACGGTGCCCGCGATCCGGCCCGAGGCAGCATCCACCACCCAGACCGAGTCGCCACGTTCGGGCCGCGCGAGCAGCCACGCGCCATAGAAGTCGCCACGCAGCTCGCGCGCCGGCCCCGGCAGCGCGATCCGCTTGAGCGTCTCACCGCTGAAGCGATCGATGATGCGAAGGCCGCCGCCGGCATCCGCCACGTAGAGGCGGTGGCCAGACGGCGAAAACGCTACCGCACGCGCGTGCTCCACGTCCACGGTGCGCGTGGCGCGCTTGGCTTGAGGCTGGTAGAGCACGACCGCGCTGTCCGCCGCGATCGCGACCAGGTCGCCAAGGAACGTGGCCGCCGCATCTCCGCGCGGGAGCGCCGCGCGGCCTGTCGCCTGGTCGGGGCCCAGCGCCTCGGCATCGCTGCGCTCGGAGGCGGGGATCGCGATGAGCGAGCCGTCCATCGTGCCGTAGAGCGCGCGACTGGTGCCGGCAAGCCGATCGCGGAACCGCACCGGTGCCCGGCGCACGAACTGGGTCACGACGCCGCCGGTGTCGACCGCGTACACGGAGCCGTCGGGCCCGATGGCCGCCTCGCGCACCTCCGGCAGGAAGGTGCGGACGTGACCGGACTCGAGATCGAGCCCGATAAGATTGCGCTTGGCGTCGAGCGCAAAAACGATCCGCTGCTCGAGATCACCGCCCACCACCTGCTTTAGCGCGGGGAGCTTTTCGCGCGCCTTCCACTCGGATTCGGACAGGTCGGGGATGCGATAGAGGCGGGCGAGCCCGCCGCCACGCGGCACGCGGAGCACGCTCGCCGGCGTCGTCGCGCGCGGCGATTCGGGAAGCCGCGGCACCGCCGTGGTCGAGCGGCCGCCGCAGCCGGTCGCGAGCACGAGCGCGGCGAGCGCGGCCGCCCGGGCACACTCGGGCGCGAGCGCCACTCTGCGTGCGGATTGGTGTCGGAGAAGCACGGCCGGAAAATAGCCCGAGCGGGGTGCAGGGGGCACCCCGCTCAGCCCTGCAGGATGCCCCGTCAGAACACCGGACCCAGGCTCAGCGTCCAGAGGCTCTTGATCTCCCGCCGGAGCGGGCGCGCATAGTCGAGCCGCAGCACCACGAAGCCGAACAGATTGGTGCGGAGCGAGCCGCCGTACGCCATGAGCGGCTCGCGCACGAGCACCGGATCATCGCCGGCGTGCCGCTGCCACACGATCTTGTCGCCGCTGTCCCATGCGAGGCCGATGTCGTAGAAGA includes:
- a CDS encoding SPOR domain-containing protein; this encodes MLLRHQSARRVALAPECARAAALAALVLATGCGGRSTTAVPRLPESPRATTPASVLRVPRGGGLARLYRIPDLSESEWKAREKLPALKQVVGGDLEQRIVFALDAKRNLIGLDLESGHVRTFLPEVREAAIGPDGSVYAVDTGGVVTQFVRRAPVRFRDRLAGTSRALYGTMDGSLIAIPASERSDAEALGPDQATGRAALPRGDAAATFLGDLVAIAADSAVVLYQPQAKRATRTVDVEHARAVAFSPSGHRLYVADAGGGLRIIDRFSGETLKRIALPGPARELRGDFYGAWLLARPERGDSVWVVDAASGRIAGTVLSGWSYDLPAVAGHHTLLLRAGADLSARDLSAEGLPSSGTVEGGAADIWLPLAWLPATEEAQLAAADSAAADSTADSAAPAGAGIYLQVSSSRNPSWAGELADKLKAAGVPASVLPPKQGDEAYRVVLGPYATREQAEAAGKTLGMPSFVVTPQDRPAQ